The Thioalkalivibrio thiocyanodenitrificans ARhD 1 nucleotide sequence ATCAGGCCGTCAGTTGCTCTGACGGAAGTCGTCGTGGCACGCGGTGCAGGACTGGCCCAGTTCGCGGAAACGCGGTCCGAGGTTCTCGTCCCCGCCTTCGATGGCCTCCAGCAGTGTCACGGCCGCGTTGTGGGTTTCCGTGGAGAGCTGTTCGAAACGCTCCATGTTCTCCCAGATACCCGGCAGGGCATCCGTGTCGCCGAAATCGGTGCCTTCCGGGAAGAGGGAGGGGATGTCCCGGGACATCTCCACGATGAACCCGGCGTGCAGGGCCAGATTGCCGCGATAGTCCTCCGCGCCGTCCACGATCACCGCCGCCAGGGAGGCCATGTTGCCGCCGATGGCCCGCATCGCGCCCTTGCGGTAGTCGATCTTGATTTCGTCTTCCTCGAACGCATGCACCTGGGTCACGGCGCCGAGCCCGAGCCCCAGCGTCAGGGCAATTCCGAAACACAATTCACGGACCAACAAAGCGGGTTGCTGCATGTCATACCTCCTTGATCAAGCCGACTTGGGATGTAACGTGCGCAGAAGTTATTGATTGTAAATAGCTATCCGGACGGGGCCGGCGGGGAGACCGGTCCGCGGCCCGGTTGCGGTTATTCTAGACTCATGAGGTCTAGACTCAACCCCGGACCGATGGTTCACCCGTGCCCCGCACTTGACGCCCGGCGCCCGCCCAAGGATAATTCGCCGCTTTCAAGCGCCCGTAGCTCAGTTGGATAGAGTACCTGGCTACGAACCAGGTGGTCGGAGGTTCGAATCCTTCCGGGCGCGCCAGACCAGAAAGGGCCCACCTCTGAGGTGGGCCCTTTTTTGTGTCCTGAAGGGGTCCGGCCGGATCCTGCGCGCTCGTTACCGTACCCCGCTGTACTGCACCAGTGTCATCGTCAGGGCGGGCCAGAAGGCGATAACCAGCCATGCGAACATCAGGGCCGCGAGGTAGGGCAGCACGAAGCGCACGAGCCGGAAGTAGGGAATGCCGGTGATGCTGCTGGCCACGTAGAGGTTCAGGCCGAACGGCGGGGTTATGAAGCCAATGGCCGCGCCGACCAGAAAGATCACCGCGAAGTGGATGGGATCGACGCCCATGGACACCGCGATCGGGGCCAGGATCGGGGCCAGGATGATCGTGACCGGCAGGCTTTCCAGCACCATGCCGGCGATCAGTACCAGCGCCATGCAGGCGAGCAGGACGGTGTAGTAGCCGCCCAGTCCGCCCAGAAAGGCATTGAGCACCTCGGCCGCGCCGAGCAGTGACAGCACCTGCTGCATGACCACGGAGACTGCGATCAGCGGTGCCAGGATGCCGGTGATCTGTCCCGAGCGCATGAGGATATCCGGCAGCTTGCGCAGGCGGATCTCCCGGGTGACGAGCACGCCGGCGAGCAGGCAGAAGCCGACCGTGATGCCGGCGGCCTCGGTGGGGGAGAACAGGCCGGAATAGATGCCATAGAGCACCAGTGCGATTGCGACAAAACCCAGGTAGGCCCGCAGACCCATGCGCAGCGAAGTGACCGCATTGAAGCGGATCACGGTGCCCCACTTGTACCGGCGCGCCACAAGGAAGCAGGCGAGCATCATCATCACCACCATCAGAATCCCGGGCAGCATGCCGCCGATGAACAGGTCGCTGATGGAAAGGTTCATCAGGAAGCCGTAGACGATGAAGATGATGCTGGGCGGGATGATGATGCCTACCGTGCCGCCGGCAGCGGCGGTGGACGCTGCAAAGCGCTTGTCGTAGCCGTTCTCCACCATCTCCGGGTGCATGATGGAACCGATGGTGGCCGTGGTGCCCGCGTTCGAGCCGGAGATGGCCGCGAACAGGCCGCAGGCTCCGATGGTCGCCATGCCCAGGCCGCCACGCAGCCAGCCGAGCACCGAATAGGCGAAATCGGCCAGACGTTTGGCGATGCCTCCGGCGTTGATCAGGTCCCCGGTGAGTATGAACAGGGGCAGGGCAAGCAGGCCGTAGAAGGACAGGCCCTCGAACAGCGTCGAACCCAGATTGAACAGGGTGAAATCGATGATCAGGCTCACGCCGATGATCCAGAAGCCGATCACGAGGAAGACCGGCACGCCGATGATGA carries:
- a CDS encoding c-type cytochrome; this encodes MQQPALLVRELCFGIALTLGLGLGAVTQVHAFEEDEIKIDYRKGAMRAIGGNMASLAAVIVDGAEDYRGNLALHAGFIVEMSRDIPSLFPEGTDFGDTDALPGIWENMERFEQLSTETHNAAVTLLEAIEGGDENLGPRFRELGQSCTACHDDFRQSN
- a CDS encoding TRAP transporter large permease, with the translated sequence MSDGQLILLVTLGVTFLFIIGVPVFLVIGFWIIGVSLIIDFTLFNLGSTLFEGLSFYGLLALPLFILTGDLINAGGIAKRLADFAYSVLGWLRGGLGMATIGACGLFAAISGSNAGTTATIGSIMHPEMVENGYDKRFAASTAAAGGTVGIIIPPSIIFIVYGFLMNLSISDLFIGGMLPGILMVVMMMLACFLVARRYKWGTVIRFNAVTSLRMGLRAYLGFVAIALVLYGIYSGLFSPTEAAGITVGFCLLAGVLVTREIRLRKLPDILMRSGQITGILAPLIAVSVVMQQVLSLLGAAEVLNAFLGGLGGYYTVLLACMALVLIAGMVLESLPVTIILAPILAPIAVSMGVDPIHFAVIFLVGAAIGFITPPFGLNLYVASSITGIPYFRLVRFVLPYLAALMFAWLVIAFWPALTMTLVQYSGVR